One Takifugu rubripes chromosome 2, fTakRub1.2, whole genome shotgun sequence genomic region harbors:
- the LOC101064969 gene encoding inositol-3-phosphate synthase 1-A, whose translation MSVNVRINSPNVQYTDAHITARYSYQTTSVHRDGNNITASPCATEMTFRTERRVPRLGVMLVGWGGNNGTTVTAAVLANSLGLTWSTKTGQKKANYFGSFLQASTVCLGSGLEGDVNIPFRDLLPMVHPNDIVFDGWDISSMDLGCAMERAQVFDWSLQEQLRPHLSLMKPRPSIYIPEFIAANQESRADNVLTGTLADQVQQIRADIRDFQQSSGVDKVIVLWTANTERFTDIVPGVNDSADGLLAAIQAGAEVSPSSLFAVASILEGCAYINGSPQNTFVPGVIELAVQKGVFIGGDDFKSGQTKIKSVLVDFLVSAGIKPTSIVSYNHLGNNDGKNLSAPEQFRSKEISKSNVVDDMVQSNHILYQPGEKPDHCVVIKYVPYVGDSKRAMDEYTSEIMMGGTNTIAMHNTCEDSLLASPIILDLVILTELCQRVAVQLQGEEEFQSFHSVLALLAFLCKAPLVPPGSPVINAFFRQRACIENIMRACLGLPPQNYMLLEHKLQKNFLSHMSCNDKVSALKKVALVNGTSKPLTNGFCTHEDDVAYAM comes from the exons ATGTCTGTTAACGTTCGCATCAACAGCCCCAATGTGCAGTACACAGATGCGCACATCACGGCGCGCTATTCCTACCAGACCACTTCCGTGCACAGAGATGGGAACAACATCACG GCGAGCCCCTGCGCCACAGAGATGACGTTCCGCACGGAGAGGCGTGTGCCCCGCCTGGGGGTCATGCTTGTGGGCTGGGGCGGCAACAACGGGACCACTGTCACAGCCGCGGTACTGGCCAACAGCCTGGGCCTTACCTGGAGTACCAAGACTGGCCAGAAG AAAGCAAACTATTTCGGCTCCTTCCTGCAAGCGTCAACGGTGTGCTTGGGTTCAGGGCTTGAGGGCGATGTCAACATACCCTTCCGTGACCTCCTTCCTATGGTGCACCCCAATGACATCGTCTTCGATG GCTGGGATATCTCTTCCATGGATCTTGGCTGTGCCATGGAGAGAGCCCAGGTGTTTGACTGGTCCTTACAAGAGCAGTTGCGACCACACTTGAGCCTCATGAAGCCAAGGCCATCTATTTATATCCCAGAATTCATTGCTGCTAACCAGGAGAGTCGTGCAGACAATGTGCTCACGGGGACCCTAGCCGATCAG GTGCAGCAGATTAGAGCTGACATAAGGGACTTCCAGCAGTCCAGCGGTGTGGACAAAGTAATTGTCCTGTGGACTGCCAATACTGAACGGTTCACTGATATCGTTCCTGGGGTCAACGACAGTGCAGATGGCTTGCTAGCAGCTATCCAG GCTGGAGCAGAggtttctccctcctctctctttgcaGTGGCCAGCATACTGGAGGGATGTGCCTACATCAATGGATCCCCGCAGAACACTTTTGTGCCCGGGGTCATCGAGCTAGCTGTGCAAAAGGGAGTCTTTATTGGTGGCGATGACTTCAAATCCGGTCAGACCAAGATCAAGTCGGTGCTGGTGGACTTTCTAGTCAGCGCTGGAATTAAG CCGACCTCCATTGTCAGCTACAATCATCTCGGCAACAATGACGGGAAGAACCTGTCTGCCCCAGAGCAGTTCCGCTCTAAAGAGATCTCCAAGAGCAATGTGGTGGATGACATGGTCCAATCAAACCACATATTGTACCAGCCTGGAGAAAAACCAGACCACTGT GTGGTTATTAAATATGTCCCCTATGTAGGAGACAGTAAGCGTGCCATGGATGAGTATACTTCTGAAATAATGATGGGAGGGACCAACACTATTGCTATGCACAACACCTGTGAG GACTCTCTGCTAGCCAGCCCAATTATCCTGGACTTGGTAATCCTGACGGAACTCTGTCAGCGTGTGGCAGTCCAGCtacagggggaggaggaattCCAATCCTTCCACAGCGTCTTGGCACTTCTTGCCTTCCTCTGCAAGGCCCCCCTTGTCCCACCAGGGAGTCCTGTCATTAATGCATTCTTCCGCCAGAGGGCATGCATCGAGAACATCATGAG AGCATGCCTGGGTCTTCCTCCTCAGAACTACATGCTGTTGGAACACAAATTGCAGAAAAATTTCTTATCACATATGAGCTGCAATGATAAAGTTTCTGCTTTGAAGAAAGTAGCCCTGGTGAATGGGACCAGCAAGCCATTAACAAATGGCTTCTGTACACATGAAGATGATGTAGCTTATGCAATGTAA